CGAAGCAGACGTCTCTGATTTAACAGGTAGTTAAAGATATACTATGTGACGTTCCTCCCTTGAAATGTGCGGAAACGacgagacattttttttaatgagttgTTCACTTACATTGTTCCAAATGtaagtgaggaaggaagtcagtaaacatgaataaacctactGTGTAAAAGCTTTGAAAGATTACCTCGTCCGTGAAAATTCACATCAGACAAGCGCGGATTAGACCATGCAACCATTCACATTTACTCAACTGAAAAGGCACTCATcccaggagtgaagataaatccagtTTTAAATCCCACaagataaaaagtcaaagtaTAAGCAAAgtatctctgagctctcctcccttccgtaaacagctccagatcagagcagtatctgatgtgacttcagagtgtttattcctccagaagatCCGATGTGACCTGTAGGTGTTTGTTCTTCCAGAAGATCCAATGTGACtgcgggtgtttattcctccagaaagtCAACAGATTGctggtgtttattcctccagaaagtCCAACGTGActgcaggtgtttattcctccagaaagtCAACAGATTGctggtgtttattcctccagaaagtCCAACGTGActgcaggtgtttattcctccagaaggtctgacATGACTCTGTTTGTGTATTCCTCCGGACGCCCcatgtgactctgggtgtttattcctccagaaagtCCGATATGACTCTGGATGTTTATTCCTCCGGAGGGTCCGATATGACTCTGGGTGTTTCTTCCTCCGGAGGGTCCAAtatgactctgggtgtttattagTGATAGTGACTTGAGAAAACAATGCCccttcctgttttgtttgacGCTCTTCCTTTGTGCTGTAATTCAACCTTCATTTTCTGAGGAGAAATCTGTCCTGGTAGTTGATAAGTCGAAGCAAAAAGTTGATTAAGTCTGATTCCACGCCTGCTTCCAGGAGCTGCCAACTCAACCCTCTGTCAGTGCAGTGCGAGCGCAGCCTGCCTCACCTTCAGGAAAGCCATCGAAGTCCTCTACCCCTTCAACATGGAGTACTACCTGATGGCCGGCTGCATGATCTACGTGATGTGGAAGAACGTGGGCCGCAGGGTGAGTCCGGATCACCACCACGTCGCTCAGAAGCTGACCCTTCATATCGTCTATGAAGGCGGGGTCATATTCGGCCTCGTGTTCGGCGGACTCGTCCTCGCCGCGGGGGTGACCGTCTTCATCCTCTACCAGGTGTGGGTGGGTCAGAAGCAGCTTCGCCTCACCGCCTTCCTCATATTCTACGGCTACCACTTGGGCGTCATGCCTGTCATGTCTCTCTGCTGCCTGGCGGGGATGCTGGTCCACAGGCTGGAGAGGAGGGCGAACGAAGGTGGACACAACCCGACTCGTAGCCTGGACGTGCTCCTCCTGGTCGCCGCAGCTCTGGGCCAGCTCGCCCTGTCCTATTTTTCCCTGGTGGCGGCCCTCGCCGTGGGGACCGAGGGGCCTCTGGGGAGCCTCGACCTGTCTTACTCTCTCCTCAGCCTGCTGGAGCTCATCCtccagaacatcttcatcatcgAGGGCCTCCACAGGCACCCCAATCTCCTCGCCAAGAAGAAGGCGAAGCAGCTGAGGAGCATTTTCAAGGTAAACGCCACCAGGCCTGCATTTCACGAGTGTTTTGTAAACTTGGCACTCGTGTAAAGGTTTTGTTTTGCCCCACAGCCGAGGAAAAAGGTCACGGCGCCGATacaagaggagaggaacacGGATATTTCACTCCTGGAGGGGAGCACACCAACTGCTGCTCAAGAGCATGACGGGAAAAAACCCTGGACCAAACAAGCGTTAAAAGAGATCTGTGCTTTCCTCATCCTCTCCAACATCATGGTAATGTCATGTCTGCAGAGAAACACGCACTCCTTTGTTGTTTCTACATTTATGAAAGTTAACAATGCAtcctctccctgcagctgtGGGTCATCCCCGCGTTCGGAGTCCACCCTCAGTTCGAGAACGGCCTCGGGAAACAGTTTTTTGGCTTCTCCGCCTGGTTTGTTCTGGTGAACCTGGGCCAGCCGCTCAGTGTTTTCTACAGGATGCACTCGGTGGGagctctgatggagctgctCATCACTGCCTGATGAGAAAACATAGACGACATGACTGTTAAGAGTAGATGTAGATAGATTATAAATTATTTGGTTTACGTGTTTTGTTGTGGCTGCTTTTCGTGGTTTGAGCTCTTTAGTTCACATTCAAGGACTTCTTATTGCTGCAGCGTGCAGTGGCGTttgataaatgtgtttatataacTTTGTGCTTGTCTCTttcctgtttcaacatgacGAAAGCTGCATTctgcatacttttttttttttttttaccttagtGCATACAGCAGCTGACCTCACAAAGTACACACTGTCAAGTCGTCACCTGCCTCTCGTCGGCTCAGTCGATGTAACGTATCATCACGCTGTGCAGAGGATTGTGGGATACATTTCAATATGTGaaaaattaaagtgaaattgtgctggaaaatgtattattttatatttttgtaggTGGTAAATGATTCCAAACCTGATTAATAACAATTAACATTCCTTATGTTTAAAATGCCTTACTTTACTTGACTGTCTGTCTCACTGTTCTGTTGCCTTATACTTCTAATCAGCTACGTTTCTGTAAGTGAATATCGTACTTCTCGCCcctctacatttatttaacaacTTTAGTGACTCGTTTTTTTGCGGATACGTGCTGCATCAGCAGAGAAGCACTTCATAAACTTACTTTATCTGCAACTGGATAAAAACAACCGCTGATTTATGTAatcaaaaaaatgctgaatatcggtTTTATCTATGATGTACTTGCACTTTTATTAATAAAGTATAGTCAGTGTCAGATACTATACGACTTCTTCTCTGCTACTATTTGTATGGGTGACTGAACGGGAGTCTCTGCAGCAGGATCAACATCTGGAGGAAGGAGTCGAGGCCGATGCAGCGGCGGTTAATCACCTCAACTTCACATGGGTGTGATGTTCaagtgtccacatacttttggccacatAATGCGTTTCAGGAGAAAAAGCTTCACATGAAAGAACTTCCTCTGAGCTCAAACCGATCTGAACAGGTTTTAATtcggcaaacaaacacactgtatttacattttgcagTACAGTTTCAGTTCCCTTTCAGCTCGGTGTGAAAGACTTCAGCTCGACAGTTTCCTTCAGTCTGTTGCATCCAGGAGTTCACATTTGGCGAGGAGTTTAAAAGACAAGCAGAAAGTGTCGAGCGTGTTTGAACAGACAACACAAAGACGTGCAAAAACTTCCCTTCCGACTACTAATTATATTTTGGCAGAGCGAATACATTAATATTCAATTCATGTCGATTTGGCATTTCTTTCTACTCCGACTCGATGTTTTGCCTCATTTTGGTCTGAATCCTGAAGGTTGGCAGGAAGACTGACGATCATCACTTCCTTTTGGTCACAGCTCAGGTGTGAGGGAGGTGAACCGGATCTTCTTTGTCGGTGagtgggtggaaaaaaaaaaacagacgctTTAAATCCTCTGGATCTCAAAGAGCCTGATGTCCGTGTCGTACCAGATCGGAGGATCCACGTTGCTACAAAGACgaatcagagagaaaaaaaaacaaggtcatTGTTGAAACTAAAGCCATGACAGCCAAACGCTTACTCAACACTCGTCGGGCTGGTTTGAGACAAATGTTTGTTCTTCCACGTTAATCTACCGACTGCTTCCTTGTTATTATCtagatccacacacacagcgagTCAATTAAACAGGCGCGGCGTGTTTACCGTAGGTAGATGACTCCCCACATGTATGTGCGGAACCACATGGCCGTGCCGGCGTTGGCCTGGTACTTCCTGATGAGGATGGGATGGGGGACGGGCAGGAGGCCGACGAGCGTGCCGTGCTGAAGGAACTTGAGGATTTCTGACTCGTCCGTCAAACCCCTGAGGACGGCAACAACAATCAGACTgaagttattttttatttttttatcatcatctgTGAATGTTTTTAGAATTAACTTCTTTAGCCTAGCCCACTTGAGATCATCTTGGACTGCATGTGTCTCATGAactaaaatgagtttgacctctCCGGTCTACAGTTTGTTGACAGTTTCTTCCAGGAGTTCATATGTGGTGATGAGTTCAGAAGACAAACGGAGAACATTGAGGCTTGTTCCTCTCCACAATCAGTGCATGTATCAATAACCaaagtaaatgtttgctgcAGCCCAGATTTTACACAAGTTTTCAATAGTTGCCAATCCAAACATCTGTTGTTACCAAGAGACTTGAGATAAAAGGGCGGGGATTTATTTTATATTCCCAGCAGCGGCGGAGGCAGTTTTAATAttaacacaataaaacagataaCGAAGCTCCGTGGCCAGTTTCACACCCGTGACGACCCTGTTGCAATAAAGCGTGCCGGAAATTGTGTCCGATGAAGAACATCACCTCAATCCTCAAAGGTGCGTCAGTCGGTGAGATTGTTTGGGAGGTTTTTACAGCTAAACTATGAGAGGAGGTTAATGGAAACATGGTGATGTTCAGTATGAGAACATTAACTGACACAATGATGTAAAAGAGTCTCTAATTTATTCAGTATCACTCTCGCTTTAATGACTATGGTGGACGAAACTGCACCAGAAGATAcattaatgttttgttaaatatagcaaaatatatttttatatcgAGGCGTTTGGGACAGTTTACAGTAGAACAGTTACATCTATATTTACTGTGGCACCATGTGGATGAAACAGTTTTTATAACATGCAGGCATCTcggcttttattgttttattgcacGAGATTGTGAGACTGACACTATAAATAGTGAGGTCTGGTGGTGGTATTAAGCTTTACCAGCCTCCAGAGGGCGCTGTGTTCAGTGAGTCTGAAGACCTGAAGCTTCACAAGGCTCCACCCGCCCCATCAGCAGGTGTAGTATGAACACCAAGAGTCACCGGGACTGAACCGGCATCACAAAGTGCTCCACAAATACacgacaacacaacagcaagacaCGACACCAAAAAGGTCACGTATTCCATTCACTTCAGGGTTTAAAAGTTCAATCGTTTCCTACTTGTCGATGCAAATCTTCTCCACCTGAGGGACCAGGACTTGTAAGAGCCGCATGATGGTCTGAAGAGGAAGCTTCACTTTCCACgacaacacctgagacacacaggtaacagaggggggaggggcaCATGAGCTGCTCCGTGTGTGTTAGACTGTACGTGTGATAGTGTTACATCTTCTATAATGTTAAAATCAAAATATCTATAGATGTTCACACATGTCGAATGTTCTATGAGACTGAAAATTACAACTGGAGATTAGATTTGTGTTAGTATTtaagaaaaaggacaaaatatATGTGCAAGTACGTATTCACAGGACACAAATAgttaataaaagcaaaaaaatccATTTACGATTCAAGTTCATACAGTTCTCAGTCAAATTATAACAAATTAGTTCCACATTTATACAAATATCACCTGGTATTGACAGAAAACCTGTGAGTTTTTGATCAAAATTCATTAATTAGTTTGATTGAAGAAACGGAATTagataaaaacatcagaaaacagtttttcCGTACCCAGTCTGGATTGGGGTTCCAGGCTGCTGATGACGACACACTGGACAGTCGACTCCTCGTTGCCTCCGACTCCGCCTGATACACCTGACGACGGGATAAACCACTTTAACAGCAGAAAGTGGAAGACGTGGCGAGAACATCAGTGATGTGAGGCGCCGTTACCTCGTGGTCTCTCTCTGAGTTGGACTCCGTGTCGCTGCCTCCGGCTGCAGCGCTGCAGTCAGCCGTCGCCTGTGGAGAGTCCGAGTGTGGCACGGCGACCATGGTGCCGTCCTCACTCACCTGAGCCTTCTCTGTGATCTTATCGATGCCTGAAGAGAAAAAGCAGATATTTTGAGCGTAAAGTCTTCTCCCCCTGTAAGGCTGGAACGACGAGAAGGTTGTATCTTGTGTCCTTCTTACTGAATAAAAAGGATTTACAGGAGACAactttgcctttctgtttttttttcccttgtgtgTCACGTTCATCATCACAAACGAGGAACAGTAGAAAGCATCAGATCACTTCCAGAAGATACGGAAGTCGgtttaaaaagtcttaatcaACAACATTCTGAATCCGACACATTGGTTTTTTTACCAGAGCTGATGATGGCAGCAGTAAGCAGTGAGACATCTcgcttctttctcatctctgctgagagttgcacatgtgcagtagCGACCAGGCGGCTGTTTGGCTCGGAAGCCCCTCCGGTGGACGCATTTTTAATATCTCTTACTTCTGTCACGTTTTCAAACTCAACTTGGAGCGCTGCTTGAACAAAAGGCGGGTGGAAAAGAATTAACAAGCCCAGCTTCACAGCATGTTCACCCGGGTGTTTTCACGACAAACGATCAGAGCCGGAGCTGACAAACACCCAGAGATCTGAGCAAAGTGTTGGTTGGATCTTTGTCCAGGTGAAAGAGGTATAAGAATTCTTAAAAGTGAaactttcagtgtttgttgtgaTCTAACTTCCTACCTGGAGTGGCCTCGAGGCTGGCTTTGAGCGTGCCCGGCTCAGCAGGCACAGCCGGTCTGGAGCCCTCCATGGACACCGTCTCTATAGAGTTCGTTCTGGAGATCCCagacttcttcttcctctgcagggCCTTCTGAATAGACGCCATGTCGGACGGCAGGTTGGCCAGCTGGTGGAAAACGTTCCTCTTCCGGATGATGGCGTACACGAGGTTGCAGTTCCCTGTGAGGGAGATTCAGTCGTTGGTAGAGGCTGGTAGCATGCTGTTCAATTCGACCTGAGTTCACATCTGTGTTCTCACCATCAAACTGATACTGGATGATGTTGTTGAAGACCTCCAGCAGGAAGAAGACCAGGTGGTGGTTCTGGGGTGAGGAGAAGAGGAACCAGGGGGTGGAGAAGGCCTccaggaggtggagcagcttGTTTGCCGCCACCATGGACAGACTCTTCAGATACGGAGAAACTGcaggtgaaacaaaaacaggaaacagagtcacagagagacTTTAAAACACTCTGCACTTCTTCTTTTGAGCCACCAGATGGCGACCTGTCCCGCGTCATGTCACACTCACTGTTCACTATGACTGTGAGCAGGCAGTCGAACAGAGGGTGGAGGCGCTGGTGTCCACTGGTGACGATCTTGTGGAAGATCTAAACGCAAAAAGTGAAGAGAAAATTGACATGCAAGTCtggaaatatatcaaatattcTTTAACAGGGTTAACGTCTTCACAAAGGGAGGGTCTAATTTACCATATTACCTCAGATTTAATCTGTGGAAGATGTCCTTTGTAAACCTCAGATGTGCTCAGCAAGTAAATTTGAATGATATAATTCCAAATCACAAACTCGCCAAAAACATCTACACTTAGACTCTCCATTTGGTTGTTTAGTTGCTACCTGGGCTGAATTTAGTAGCATAAACTAATAATGCACCCATTTATATTTTGCACCGGCCCTTTAGAGAGTCTATAGGTgccacttcctgtgtttgtcaGCCTCTTGATGGTGGCTTGGAGTGAACGACAGAAAGATTGACGCAACAGATTTGAAAACCACTAGCCCATGTCGTTTGAAACTTATCACCAGGTACcacgcgatacgatactatcacgatattttgcccacgataacgataatatcacaatacagcgattctgcgataatcaatatattgcaaggaatttcatccacgatacatcacgatatctgtgtcactgaagaaattcagaatttattgactgcactgaatccatttcacaggaattacaaaacattgtcaatcaatttcacatgaatgacagccaagtaaacaaagagtatattgcacagactcttcttaacacacacactgactacaactatcattaaatatcgatatgtgtgggtttcggggctgcttaaaccattttttttttttatttggttgtatacccatgtttgaataaagataaagttgtccttcgaagaggggtggtggtggtggcccaaaaaaaaaaaataattattcttttttacatttttaaatatcgatatttggtgccagtgtatcgataacgtacctcaagacgaaatatcgcgatatatcgtggtatcgatattttggcacacccctagtagTAAATGTGAATTCTTTCCAGGACGTCTGTAAATGTGATTATTtctttctgtccctctgtcACTCAAACACTCTCATACAACAGGAGTCTCTGGGGAAAATCGTTAGAAGTGGCAAGGATGGTTTCACCACGGAGAACCTCTTACCACGATGAGCAGGTCGGCATGGGTTCCCGTGAAAACAGGAATGTCCATCGGGACGCGCAGGGTGAACGGTTTGTTCAGACGGACCCCGAAGTTTCTCTCTccgctcagcagcagcaggatgaacACGCCGATGTGCATGAGGCCGACACGAGCTGCAGGGGAGAAGGTTTTTAATAATGATCCCCGGATGTTAGCACTTAATGCACACGCATTATATTTAatcttcccacacacacacactgcgcaGGGCGGCTCTGACTCACACTGATCTGCTCGGGCATCGTTCAGGTTGAAGAGGATGGGAACCAGCATGTCCAACACGTCGCTGCTCTTCAGCACAAAGAAGAGGAATttctaaaaaaacacaaagttcaaCTTTTAACTCCCccgcataaaaaaaaaacaacagaagcatATGTTTGAGTTTTCAGATTATGAACATGGTGCACTCAGTcactatttttacatttcaacaaTGTACGACCCCGCTGTTCTTTTCTACATTAAATACAAAAGTGGCTTCAACAGCGTCCGTAGCTCGAGCTCCACACCTTGTTGAAGTCACAGAACTTCCAGAAGAGGATCAGCAGCTCCTGGTGGAACTGGATCTTCTTGGTGGAGCGAGGCAGGTACGTCTGGACCAGAGGGTTGTTGAGCAGCCGAGCCAGACCTTTGAGGATGAAGCTCAAGTCCTggtgaacacagaaaacacattaaaacatcctGAAGTACTCTCCTCTGCAGGGGCTGATGGTCAGCTGCGTTTACCTCTTCTCTGTGGATCCTGGAGAGATAATTCACAAAGAGGTTTTCAGGTccagctgactgaaaaaaaaggagatcatttaaagtcagaatcactgttttttattatgAATTAAGAAATGACTGCTTCATCTTCTtctcacctcctgctcctcctcagctgacGGAGACGCAGACCTGTCCAGGGCCTGCAGGGCGGCGCCGGCGGCCGACCCGGCCTCCTGCTCCAGGGTGACGATGAGGATCTGGACCGcctgctccaccagcagctccCGCTGGTCGGAGAACAGCAGGTGGTTGTACGGGAAGCCGTAGCCGACGGGGTCGTACGCACACACCACGTTGAGCAGGGAGGTGAAGAGCGGCAGGGCGTGTCTGAAGGGTCAAAGACGAGTCGAGGTCAGAACGTATATCTCACACATGGAGGCCTGTCAGTGTCCCAAGTGTTCAGAGCAGTGAAGGGCTCTTCAGAGGGGACATGTCATGTTCCACAGTGTAGGTTAATGCACAGCAGGCAGCGGTCACAGTTCTATTTCTGTCCCCTTCTTTATGATTATTTCTCCGAACATtttactgactgacagaacaGAGGAGTCAAGAAAAATGTTAGCCCTGCGTCTCGCCTCTCAGGTTACATGCCTCACCTTATCTACTTATATTACTTATATCATGGATTTATCATGGATATAACAAGGAAAATCTGAATGAAGTGTTGAAGGCTGGGCCCGATTCATTATTATGTTGCTGGGTCCAATCCCGGTTATAAGATTACCTGGATATTCAGCCTAGGTTCTGCAGTGCTGGGCCCACAAAGCGTGGACATCTCCCCTCCTCTGACATTGTTTGGGCTGaaatgatgatttatttttgcCGCTCTTATCTGACTGAAAGGATCAAGTTTTGATTGTTTACATTAAAAATTCTGCACAGGTTTTGTGACGCTCAGAAAAATTGGTCCTGCATTTCACAGCCACTTcattcacaatgtaagcttctCGTTTTTCCGCCCCTTTTGCATCATGTGTCTTTGTAACcacacagtttggccactatgtCACACTGGTGTTAAAACCAGATGCACTTGCTTAATGCAGTCTGAGAAGGAACACCTGCCAGACGCTGCTCAGGGCTAAATACATGGAATGGCGCTTTTATTCAGAGATAGAATAATAGAACTAGTTGAGTTCTA
Above is a genomic segment from Sparus aurata chromosome 20, fSpaAur1.1, whole genome shotgun sequence containing:
- the LOC115570850 gene encoding proton channel OTOP3-like, giving the protein MNPDPRVTELDSPSNEIVQNSDDQEPELDPLLVWAPSGRRLISGLLGLNVVLLGAALVAGEAFNPAGLKHHEPQVFMLLLLGVSLVWLLWYLLWARRQPDICPHKDHHAGGITVTVVLMLFAAFSLLLYICRIGYLISMRDCKPAAKVLSPFIEAPFLALQTYLLWAHSKDCIHRHKIITRSGLMLILSADLLLWLNAVTEDTIHAEIELEKEDRLDFSNTKSSEADVSDLTGAANSTLCQCSASAACLTFRKAIEVLYPFNMEYYLMAGCMIYVMWKNVGRRVSPDHHHVAQKLTLHIVYEGGVIFGLVFGGLVLAAGVTVFILYQVWVGQKQLRLTAFLIFYGYHLGVMPVMSLCCLAGMLVHRLERRANEGGHNPTRSLDVLLLVAAALGQLALSYFSLVAALAVGTEGPLGSLDLSYSLLSLLELILQNIFIIEGLHRHPNLLAKKKAKQLRSIFKPRKKVTAPIQEERNTDISLLEGSTPTAAQEHDGKKPWTKQALKEICAFLILSNIMLWVIPAFGVHPQFENGLGKQFFGFSAWFVLVNLGQPLSVFYRMHSVGALMELLITA
- the hid1b gene encoding protein HID1b isoform X2: MGNADTKLHFRKAVIQLTTKTQPVEATDDAFWDQFWVDSSTTIQDVFALVPAAEIRAVREESPSNLATLCYKAVERLVQAADSGCPSEKQRQIVLNCVRLLTRILPYIFEDADWRGFFWSTVPGAGRAGRLDEDDGEDEARPLAESLLLAIADLLFCPDFTAQSHKKSSADAAEDIQSIDSCEYIWEAGVGFAQTPPLNYVHDINRTELLKLLLTCFSEAMYLPPSSERKNLNPWVSFFCSTENRHALPLFTSLLNVVCAYDPVGYGFPYNHLLFSDQRELLVEQAVQILIVTLEQEAGSAAGAALQALDRSASPSAEEEQESAGPENLFVNYLSRIHREEDLSFILKGLARLLNNPLVQTYLPRSTKKIQFHQELLILFWKFCDFNKKFLFFVLKSSDVLDMLVPILFNLNDARADQSRVGLMHIGVFILLLLSGERNFGVRLNKPFTLRVPMDIPVFTGTHADLLIVIFHKIVTSGHQRLHPLFDCLLTVIVNISPYLKSLSMVAANKLLHLLEAFSTPWFLFSSPQNHHLVFFLLEVFNNIIQYQFDGNCNLVYAIIRKRNVFHQLANLPSDMASIQKALQRKKKSGISRTNSIETVSMEGSRPAVPAEPGTLKASLEATPGIDKITEKAQVSEDGTMVAVPHSDSPQATADCSAAAGGSDTESNSERDHEVYQAESEATRSRLSSVSSSAAWNPNPDWVLSWKVKLPLQTIMRLLQVLVPQVEKICIDKGLTDESEILKFLQHGTLVGLLPVPHPILIRKYQANAGTAMWFRTYMWGVIYLRNVDPPIWYDTDIRLFEIQRI
- the hid1b gene encoding protein HID1b isoform X1, producing the protein MGNADTKLHFRKAVIQLTTKTQPVEATDDAFWDQFWVDSSTTIQDVFALVPAAEIRAVREESPSNLATLCYKAVERLVQAADSGCPSEKQRQIVLNCVRLLTRILPYIFEDADWRGFFWSTVPGAGRAGRLDEDDGEDEARPLAESLLLAIADLLFCPDFTAQSHKKSSADAAEDIQSIDSCEYIWEAGVGFAQTPPLNYVHDINRTELLKLLLTCFSEAMYLPPSSERKNLNPWVSFFCSTENRHALPLFTSLLNVVCAYDPVGYGFPYNHLLFSDQRELLVEQAVQILIVTLEQEAGSAAGAALQALDRSASPSAEEEQESAGPENLFVNYLSRIHREEDLSFILKGLARLLNNPLVQTYLPRSTKKIQFHQELLILFWKFCDFNKKFLFFVLKSSDVLDMLVPILFNLNDARADQSRVGLMHIGVFILLLLSGERNFGVRLNKPFTLRVPMDIPVFTGTHADLLIVIFHKIVTSGHQRLHPLFDCLLTVIVNISPYLKSLSMVAANKLLHLLEAFSTPWFLFSSPQNHHLVFFLLEVFNNIIQYQFDGNCNLVYAIIRKRNVFHQLANLPSDMASIQKALQRKKKSGISRTNSIETVSMEGSRPAVPAEPGTLKASLEATPALQVEFENVTEVRDIKNASTGGASEPNSRLVATAHVQLSAEMRKKRDVSLLTAAIISSGIDKITEKAQVSEDGTMVAVPHSDSPQATADCSAAAGGSDTESNSERDHEVYQAESEATRSRLSSVSSSAAWNPNPDWVLSWKVKLPLQTIMRLLQVLVPQVEKICIDKGLTDESEILKFLQHGTLVGLLPVPHPILIRKYQANAGTAMWFRTYMWGVIYLRNVDPPIWYDTDIRLFEIQRI